In Chitinivibrio alkaliphilus ACht1, one DNA window encodes the following:
- a CDS encoding GerW family sporulation protein, giving the protein MSVQDTLNTLLSQLKSTSKSETVFGDPITAGTTTLIPVTRVSFGFSVAGSAKDGPNGSGGGVKVVPVALVSVTTDGKVTVHGIDRRSAVDEIVLQIIDVAPEAIIKKIKRAFEKEQNSHDE; this is encoded by the coding sequence ATGTCCGTACAGGATACATTAAACACACTTCTCAGTCAGTTAAAAAGCACCTCTAAGAGTGAGACTGTCTTTGGAGACCCTATTACTGCAGGAACAACCACCTTGATACCTGTCACCCGGGTCTCGTTCGGGTTTTCCGTGGCAGGAAGTGCGAAGGATGGGCCCAATGGGTCCGGGGGCGGGGTAAAAGTTGTTCCCGTTGCTCTTGTTTCTGTCACCACTGATGGGAAGGTGACGGTCCACGGTATTGATCGTCGTTCTGCCGTTGATGAAATCGTTCTGCAGATTATTGATGTGGCCCCTGAAGCAATTATTAAGAAAATTAAGCGAGCCTTCGAAAAGGAGCAGAACTCCCATGATGAATAG
- the hydF gene encoding [FeFe] hydrogenase H-cluster maturation GTPase HydF — protein MEKTPKSLRLQIGLFGRTNTGKSSVLNMLSGQDVSITSPREGTTTDVVEKAMELLPVGPVLFLDTAGVADETQLHAEREKKRVAVFSRADVAVFICDGVLTESDETLLNELKERKLPLLCIINKCDLHTPSSEVREALSFYGDVLEISCRDTRAEQYRRRFVEALGRVVPEDFLASAALVGDLLPRAGHAVFIVPIDLQAPRGRLILPQVQAIRDILDSDCMVSVVKEREYPLLLAQLNKLPDLVVCDSQVLHKMIADTPASVPVTTFSILFARFKGELLPFIEGIAAFSDLREDDAVLVAEACSHHAGPDDIGRVKIPRWIRQFHGFECRFDVLSGRDYPDTLHEYRLVIHCGGCMLTSREMKNRMARAREAGVSLTNYGVLISFIQGGLKRVLSPFPLAQMVYEEKIEPLI, from the coding sequence ATGGAGAAAACACCAAAGTCGCTGCGATTACAAATCGGCCTGTTTGGACGAACAAATACGGGAAAGTCAAGCGTTTTAAATATGCTTTCTGGACAGGATGTGTCCATCACATCGCCCCGTGAAGGAACAACCACCGACGTGGTTGAGAAGGCCATGGAACTGCTTCCTGTGGGACCGGTGTTGTTCCTTGACACAGCGGGTGTTGCCGATGAAACCCAGCTGCATGCTGAGCGGGAGAAGAAACGTGTTGCCGTATTTTCCCGTGCTGATGTGGCGGTGTTTATCTGTGATGGGGTTCTTACAGAGAGTGATGAAACCTTGCTGAATGAGTTGAAAGAACGTAAGCTCCCCCTTCTCTGTATCATAAATAAGTGCGATCTACATACTCCTTCTTCGGAGGTGCGTGAGGCCCTTTCTTTCTATGGAGACGTTTTGGAAATATCCTGTCGCGATACGCGTGCTGAGCAGTATCGTCGCCGTTTTGTAGAGGCCCTTGGTCGGGTTGTTCCGGAGGACTTTCTTGCCTCTGCAGCGTTGGTGGGAGACCTCCTCCCACGAGCGGGACATGCCGTATTCATTGTCCCCATAGATCTACAAGCCCCACGGGGACGCCTCATTCTGCCGCAGGTACAGGCCATACGAGATATTCTTGATAGTGACTGTATGGTAAGTGTGGTGAAGGAACGGGAGTATCCGCTGTTGCTGGCGCAGCTAAACAAGCTTCCCGATTTGGTGGTCTGTGACTCTCAGGTGCTGCATAAAATGATTGCCGATACTCCAGCGAGTGTTCCCGTGACAACCTTTTCAATCCTCTTTGCACGGTTTAAGGGAGAGCTTCTACCTTTTATTGAAGGTATCGCCGCCTTCAGTGATCTACGTGAAGATGATGCTGTTTTGGTGGCGGAGGCATGTAGTCATCACGCTGGTCCTGATGATATCGGGCGTGTGAAAATACCGCGATGGATTCGACAATTTCATGGCTTTGAGTGTCGCTTTGATGTGTTGTCCGGTCGGGACTATCCAGATACGCTGCACGAGTATCGTTTGGTCATACATTGTGGCGGTTGTATGCTTACGTCACGGGAAATGAAAAACCGCATGGCCCGTGCCCGGGAGGCAGGGGTATCTCTCACCAACTATGGAGTCTTGATCTCATTTATTCAAGGCGGATTGAAACGGGTACTGTCTCCCTTTCCCCTTGCCCAAATGGTATATGAAGAAAAGATTGAGCCCTTGATTTAA